TTCGAGCCGCGCTACCGGCAAATGACTGCTGACGCGCTCGCGGGGGACAAGCTCATCACGATGGCCCTGCTCTGCGCCGACCAGGACGAACCCGCTCCGCGCCCGCCGATCGAACCGGTCGTATGCATCGGGCAGATTGTGTGGTCGGAAAAGCTCGTGGACGGCAAGTACAACTTGCGACTCCGCGGGATCAGTCGCGCACGCATCCTCGCGGAATTAGACCACGACGTGCAGTATCGCACCGCCCGCGTGGAACTGATCCCCGACGCCGCGCCGGACGACCTCGCCTTACTCACGCGCTTGCGGCGCGAACTCGCAAAGGCCGTCCTACCGCGATTCGAGAATGATTCGCCTTCAAAGCGCCAGCTCGAAGAACTCTTCGGCGGTGACATGTCGCTCGGCCACGTGTGCGACGTGCTCGCGTTCGCGCTGCCGTTGCCGGTCGAACTGAAACAATCGCTCCTGGCGGAACCGCACGCGGACCGGCGCGCGACGACCATTGCGGACGCCCTCCGCGTCTCCGCGGCCCGTGCCGACCGCCCGTTCCCCCCGCCGTTTAGTGCGAATTAACCGCGGTATTTTGTGTCGGGCGGGGCGCGTTCGTATAAATCACCCCACGGTCAGTTGCTGAAGAGCCGAAATCACGACTCTCCCAGGAGAACTCGCAATGGCACGCACCGTCACGTTCAAGGGCAACGCGGTCGAACTGGCAGGTAACGAACTGAAGGCCGGCGACACCGCCCCGGCTTACACCGGCCTGCAAGGGCTGTCGGCCGTCTCGCTCGCGGACACCCCGGCCAAGGCCCGGCTGTTCAGCGTGGTGCCGTCGCTCGACACGGGCGTGTGCAGCATGCAGACCAAGAAGTTCGACGAGGGCATCAAGGCGCTCGGCGACGCGGTCGCGTGCTACACGGTGAGCCTCGATCTCCCGTTCGCGCAGAACCGGTTCTGCACGAGCGAGGGCATCGCGACGATGAAGACCGTTTCGGACGTTCACGACCACTCGTTCGGCAAGAACTGGGGCGTGCTCATCGAGAAGGGCCTGCCGCTGAAGCTCCTCACACGCGCGGTCTTCGTTGTCGACGGCGCCGGGAAGGTGACCTACGCCGAATACGTCCCCGAGGTGACCAACCACCCGAACTACGACGCCGCACTCGCCGCGCTCAAGGCTGCTGCGAAGTAACGCACTGACGAAAACACAAACGACCGGCGGCGGGAAGACATCTTCCCGCCGCCGGTCGTTTCGTTCACGCATATCCTTTTTACAATTCAAT
This region of Gemmata massiliana genomic DNA includes:
- a CDS encoding LON peptidase substrate-binding domain-containing protein, whose amino-acid sequence is MNDDALRGFTGSVRLFPLPNLVLFPHVVQGLHIFEPRYRQMTADALAGDKLITMALLCADQDEPAPRPPIEPVVCIGQIVWSEKLVDGKYNLRLRGISRARILAELDHDVQYRTARVELIPDAAPDDLALLTRLRRELAKAVLPRFENDSPSKRQLEELFGGDMSLGHVCDVLAFALPLPVELKQSLLAEPHADRRATTIADALRVSAARADRPFPPPFSAN
- the tpx gene encoding thiol peroxidase, yielding MARTVTFKGNAVELAGNELKAGDTAPAYTGLQGLSAVSLADTPAKARLFSVVPSLDTGVCSMQTKKFDEGIKALGDAVACYTVSLDLPFAQNRFCTSEGIATMKTVSDVHDHSFGKNWGVLIEKGLPLKLLTRAVFVVDGAGKVTYAEYVPEVTNHPNYDAALAALKAAAK